DNA from Sorangium aterium:
GCGCGCTGCCTAGAAAGTGCGTTCTGGCTCTACTGCGGGAGGTTGCCCCGGATCAGCAGAAAAACCGCCCAGGCGCCGAGGCCGCCAAGCAACCAGGGGAACGAGAAGGGAATGCCGGGACGGCCCTCCCCCTCTTCTCTTGGCGGCCTCGGCGCCTGGGCGGTTCGCTTCTCAGGGCGACCTCCCGCAGTCGTGCTAGGCGCCCGCGCGCGGGCGGAGGGAAACCACGGAGGATGGACCCATGCAGTCACGCATGAATTACGCGAGCGTCGCCCCCGAGGCGTATCAAGCGATGCTCGGGCTGAGCTCCTACGTCAAGCGCTGCGGGCTGGAGAAGACGCTGATCTCCCTCGTGTTTCTCCGCGCCTCGCAGATCAACGGCTGCGCCTATTGCATCGATCTGCACTGGAAGGAAGCGCGGGCCGCAGGTGAGGACGAGCGGCGGCTCTACATGCTGAGCGCGTGGCGCGAAGCGCCCTGTTACAGCGAGCGCGAGCGGGCCGCCCTCGAGTGGGTCGAGGCGGTGACGCTCGTCGCGGCAGAGCACGTGCCCGATCGCGTCTATGACGCCGTACGCCAGCACTTCTCGGAGCGGGAGATCATGGATCTCACCTGGGCCGTGGTGACGATCAACGCCTGGAACCGCGTGGTGCTCGCCACCCGGGCCGTGCCTGGCTCCCACAGGTCGGAGAAGCGGGAGCAGGCGTGAACCGGCGCGCGGCCGCGCCGCGGCCGCGGGCTCCGTTCGAGCGGCCTGCGCGCCGTCGTCATTCAGCGCCGGCGGCGGATGACAATCTCCCTGTTCCGGACCGGAAGTGCCTCGATGGGGGTGTGCTACCGGTTGGTTGGAGGGGTCGCTCCCGCACGCGCATGAGCCTGAGGAAGAAGCAGTGATGTTTGCTCACCCGGGCAGCGCGCGGTAATCGATCTTCCCCGTCGACGTCCGCGGCAGCTCGTCCATCGCGACGATCTTCTCCGGGACCATGTACGGGGGAAGCCGCTCCGCAAGGTACAGCCTGAGCGAGCGGTCGTCCGCGTCCCCCGCGAGGGCGACGAAGCCGCGCAGCGTCTTGCCGAGGCGCGCGTCCTCCACGGCGATCACCGCGGCCTGGCGCACGGCGGGGTGCGACGCCAGCGCCGCCTCGACCTCGCCCGGCTCGACCCGGTAGCCCCGGATCTTCACCATCCGGTCGATGCGGCCGCGGAAGTAGAAGAGCCCGTCGGCCTTGCGCTCCACCCGGTCGCGGGTCCGGTACGGGCCGCCGTCCATGGTCGTCGGCCCCGAGACCACGAGCTCGCCCGTCCCGGGGCCCTCGATGACCCGGCCGCTCTCGTCGTCCGCGTCCAGCGCGAGCAGCGCGCAGGCGGCGTAGGGGCACGCGACGCCGATCGGGAGCTCGCTCGCCCCGTCGAGCGCCGCGCGATCGACCCGGTGGAACGTGCAGACGTTCGTCTCGGTCGGGCCGTACAGGTTGTAGAGCGTCGCGCCGGGCGCCCGCGCCGCGAGCGCCGCGAGCTCGCGCGGCGGGAAGACCTCGCCGGCGAAGAGGATGGCGCGCACGGGGGGCGAGAGCGCGAAAGCCGGCGCCGGCGCGCCCGCGTCCGCCGCGGGGAGCGCCGCGACGAGCTTCATGAACATCGACGGCACGCCGTAGATGACCGTCGGCGCGAGCGCGCTCACCGCGTCGCGGAGCGCGCGGCCCGAGGCGAGGTCGCGCCGCGCCATCGTCACGAGCGTCGCGCCGGCGCGGAACGTCGCGAGGTGGTCGAACCAGGCGAGATCGAAGATGAGCTCGGCCACGCGGAGGACCCGATCCGCCGGCGTGAGCCCGATGAGGTCGATGCAGAAGGCGGTGAACGCATCGAGCCCGGCCCATGTGATGGGGACCGGCTTCGGCTCGCCCGTGCTGCCCGAGGTGTGCAGGATGCACGCGACGTCCTGCGCTCCGGAGCCGCCGTCGCCGCTGGCCCCGCCGTCGCCGCCCGTGTCGGCGCGCGCCGTCCCGCGCGGCGTGCGCCCCTCGGCGTCGAGCTCCACGCGCGGCAAGCCGCCGCCGAGCTCGGCGTCGATGCCGTCCGCGAGGCCCGCGGCCGC
Protein-coding regions in this window:
- a CDS encoding carboxymuconolactone decarboxylase family protein; the protein is MQSRMNYASVAPEAYQAMLGLSSYVKRCGLEKTLISLVFLRASQINGCAYCIDLHWKEARAAGEDERRLYMLSAWREAPCYSERERAALEWVEAVTLVAAEHVPDRVYDAVRQHFSEREIMDLTWAVVTINAWNRVVLATRAVPGSHRSEKREQA
- a CDS encoding AMP-binding protein, with product MAGTFRLRAEDLAARGDAIALASRAATVTYAELAARAAAVGAALAGAGVRPGDRVALLSLGRAHDEPVALAGVLTAGAVAVPLDATAPPARLGRIARARGCRALVLDAAAAGLADGIDAELGGGLPRVELDAEGRTPRGTARADTGGDGGASGDGGSGAQDVACILHTSGSTGEPKPVPITWAGLDAFTAFCIDLIGLTPADRVLRVAELIFDLAWFDHLATFRAGATLVTMARRDLASGRALRDAVSALAPTVIYGVPSMFMKLVAALPAADAGAPAPAFALSPPVRAILFAGEVFPPRELAALAARAPGATLYNLYGPTETNVCTFHRVDRAALDGASELPIGVACPYAACALLALDADDESGRVIEGPGTGELVVSGPTTMDGGPYRTRDRVERKADGLFYFRGRIDRMVKIRGYRVEPGEVEAALASHPAVRQAAVIAVEDARLGKTLRGFVALAGDADDRSLRLYLAERLPPYMVPEKIVAMDELPRTSTGKIDYRALPG